One segment of Nostoc flagelliforme CCNUN1 DNA contains the following:
- a CDS encoding iron uptake porin, translated as MSNLLWKTLVLSPVVLGVTVLVSARAMATKVPASSEGIKTKVSQAEVPIASSASIFIQTEQPKVNRQLVAQNTDENKVLEEVNRYSSEGKNQNSLSQVTSVSQFSDVQPTDWAFQALQSLVERYGCIAGYPNSTYRGNRALTRYEFAAGLNACLDRVNELIATATADLVTKQDLATLQRLQEEFSAELATLRGRVDAVEARTAELEANQFSTTTKLVGEAIFAVTDVFGGNTGDANTTVFQDRVRLDFQTSFTGKDVLHTRLAAGNAQAFSQVDNGGLPIDTAEGTQTFQVGTTSNNSVIVDWLAYYVPIGPAQVYLAATGGIHSDYAATNNPYFEDYDGGNGALSTFASESPIYRIGGGAGAALTLPFGSGGSVFKPSSLTIGYLASNANNPGGNQGLLQGNYAALGQLNFSVGDRLAIAATYVHGYHGAGGGNLFDAGSGLAGTNRVVGTGQANTLNALNASSSNSYGISAAFRPSDKLSISGFVSYHDVTGFGAGDDYEAWSYGVGIALPDFGKQGNVLGIFAGAEPYSFNRTGLAPNLAGNDIPYHFEGFYKYRVSDNISITPGVIWLTSPGQNSRNDDAIIGTLRTTFTF; from the coding sequence ATGTCTAATCTATTGTGGAAAACTCTGGTACTAAGCCCAGTAGTTTTGGGAGTGACGGTGTTGGTTTCCGCTAGGGCTATGGCTACTAAAGTACCAGCCTCTTCTGAAGGTATAAAGACAAAAGTTTCTCAGGCAGAAGTACCAATAGCTTCTAGTGCTTCAATATTCATCCAAACAGAGCAACCAAAAGTTAATCGGCAGTTGGTCGCCCAAAACACTGATGAAAATAAGGTTTTAGAAGAAGTTAACCGCTACAGCAGTGAAGGCAAGAACCAGAATTCACTGTCTCAAGTCACATCAGTTTCTCAGTTTTCTGATGTACAGCCCACTGACTGGGCATTCCAAGCTTTGCAATCCCTGGTTGAACGCTACGGTTGTATTGCTGGATATCCCAATAGCACTTACCGTGGTAATCGGGCACTAACCCGTTATGAATTTGCCGCAGGTTTGAATGCTTGTTTAGATCGGGTTAATGAACTGATTGCCACAGCAACGGCTGATTTGGTGACAAAACAGGATTTAGCAACCCTCCAACGTTTGCAAGAGGAATTCTCGGCAGAACTAGCAACTCTGCGTGGCCGAGTCGATGCTGTAGAAGCACGAACTGCTGAACTGGAAGCAAATCAGTTTTCCACTACTACAAAATTGGTGGGTGAAGCAATTTTTGCCGTTACTGATGTGTTTGGCGGTAATACTGGCGATGCGAACACTACTGTCTTCCAAGATAGGGTACGTTTAGACTTCCAAACCAGCTTCACAGGTAAAGACGTTTTGCACACCCGTCTTGCAGCCGGTAATGCACAAGCCTTTAGTCAAGTAGATAATGGTGGTCTTCCTATCGATACTGCTGAAGGCACACAAACGTTTCAAGTCGGCACCACTAGTAACAACAGTGTGATTGTAGACTGGCTGGCGTATTACGTACCCATAGGCCCAGCCCAAGTTTACTTGGCGGCTACGGGAGGTATTCATAGCGATTATGCTGCCACTAACAACCCTTACTTTGAGGACTATGATGGTGGTAATGGGGCTTTGTCTACCTTTGCTTCTGAAAGTCCCATCTATCGCATTGGTGGTGGTGCAGGTGCAGCACTAACTTTACCCTTTGGCAGCGGTGGCAGTGTTTTCAAACCAAGTTCACTGACAATAGGCTACTTGGCGTCAAATGCTAATAATCCTGGCGGAAATCAAGGTTTGTTACAGGGTAACTATGCAGCTCTTGGACAGTTGAACTTTAGTGTTGGCGATCGCTTGGCGATCGCTGCTACCTACGTTCACGGTTATCATGGTGCTGGAGGTGGTAATTTATTTGATGCAGGTAGTGGTTTAGCTGGCACTAACCGCGTCGTAGGTACTGGTCAAGCTAACACTCTAAATGCCCTAAACGCATCTTCCAGTAATTCATACGGGATATCAGCAGCCTTCAGACCCAGCGACAAACTGTCAATTAGTGGCTTTGTTTCTTACCATGATGTCACAGGCTTCGGTGCTGGTGATGATTATGAAGCTTGGAGCTACGGAGTTGGGATAGCCTTACCTGACTTCGGTAAACAGGGTAACGTTTTAGGTATTTTTGCTGGCGCAGAACCCTATTCCTTTAACCGGACAGGTTTAGCTCCTAATCTTGCTGGTAATGATATACCCTATCACTTTGAAGGCTTTTACAAGTATCGCGTGTCAGATAACATTTCAATCACCCCTGGTGTTATCTGGTTGACCTCGCCTGGTCAAAATAGCCGTAACGATGATGCGATTATCGGTACGCTGAGAACAACTTTCACCTTCTAA
- the pip gene encoding prolyl aminopeptidase produces MRELYPAIEPYLEGSLQVSDLHTIHFEESGNPQGQPIVLLHGGPGGGCPAFYRQYFHPEKWRLVMFDQRGCGQSTPHAELRENTTWDLVSDIEKLRQHLGIEKWAVFGGSWGSTLSLAYSQTHPSRCTGLILRGIFMLRQKELRWFYQEGASYIFPDAWEEYLKPIPVDERDDLIAAYYKRLTDPDLEIQLTAARAWSIWEASTSRLFFDPELMQKFGESEFASAFARIECHYFMNKGFFETEDQLLLNVDRIRHIPAVIVQGRYDVVCPMVSAWELHRAWPEAEFIVVPDAGHSMSEPGIRSALIEATDNI; encoded by the coding sequence ATGCGAGAACTTTACCCAGCGATCGAGCCTTATTTAGAAGGTAGTTTACAGGTTTCTGACCTTCATACCATTCATTTTGAAGAGTCAGGGAACCCGCAAGGTCAACCCATCGTTTTGCTGCATGGGGGCCCTGGTGGTGGATGTCCAGCTTTTTATCGGCAATATTTCCACCCCGAAAAATGGCGGTTAGTCATGTTTGACCAGCGCGGTTGTGGTCAAAGTACGCCCCATGCAGAATTACGAGAAAACACCACTTGGGATTTAGTCAGTGATATCGAAAAACTGCGTCAACATTTAGGTATAGAAAAGTGGGCGGTCTTCGGTGGTAGTTGGGGTAGCACTTTATCATTAGCCTACAGTCAAACCCATCCCTCTCGATGCACGGGATTAATTCTCCGTGGTATCTTCATGCTGAGGCAAAAAGAGTTGCGATGGTTTTATCAAGAGGGTGCTAGCTATATTTTTCCTGATGCTTGGGAAGAATATCTCAAACCAATTCCTGTAGATGAACGTGATGATCTAATCGCAGCATATTACAAACGCTTGACCGATCCAGATTTAGAAATTCAATTAACAGCAGCGCGTGCTTGGTCAATTTGGGAAGCTAGTACCAGTAGACTTTTTTTTGACCCAGAACTTATGCAAAAGTTTGGCGAGAGTGAATTTGCTTCAGCTTTCGCACGTATTGAATGCCATTACTTTATGAATAAGGGATTTTTTGAAACAGAAGATCAATTACTCTTAAATGTAGACCGCATTCGCCATATTCCGGCTGTAATTGTTCAGGGACGCTATGATGTAGTCTGCCCAATGGTATCAGCTTGGGAATTACATCGCGCTTGGCCAGAAGCAGAATTTATTGTGGTTCCTGATGCCGGGCATTCGATGAGTGAACCAGGAATTCGTAGTGCTTTGATTGAGGCAACAGATAATATTTAA
- a CDS encoding NUDIX hydrolase — protein MSRKISKVFKQSGVIPYRVNNGKVEILLITTRNFQHWVIPKGDIPNGMSPPASAAKEAWEEAGVIGQVNTNELGSYKYRKGGKTYRVKMYLLPVEMLSEDYPEVSKRKRQWVEVTKAIRRVKFNSLKRILKGFFQVESHFCAF, from the coding sequence ATGAGTCGAAAAATCAGCAAAGTCTTTAAACAGTCTGGGGTGATTCCTTATAGAGTGAACAATGGCAAAGTCGAAATCTTGCTAATCACAACCCGTAACTTTCAACACTGGGTAATTCCGAAAGGAGATATTCCTAATGGCATGAGTCCACCCGCTTCAGCAGCTAAAGAGGCGTGGGAAGAAGCAGGGGTAATTGGGCAGGTAAACACCAATGAACTCGGTAGTTACAAGTACCGCAAAGGAGGTAAAACTTACCGGGTAAAGATGTATTTGTTACCAGTTGAGATGCTGAGTGAGGATTATCCAGAAGTAAGTAAAAGAAAACGGCAGTGGGTAGAAGTGACTAAAGCTATCAGGCGGGTTAAGTTTAATTCACTCAAACGAATCCTTAAAGGTTTTTTCCAGGTCGAATCTCATTTTTGTGCATTTTGA
- a CDS encoding RsmB/NOP family class I SAM-dependent RNA methyltransferase, which produces MEKPSNLLLKVSRRLFANLDDQEKFIEALMNPQPFSPSILWCKEKPDISPLSVETPTDWQPQFTDRLCLGEKPGQHPLHQQGYFYCLDFSSVFAATSLLAIPVPVSLVFDMCAAPGGKSIFAWKALQPDLLISNEVIGKRLGMLISNLKRCQISSSAVVNRDSSIFAEMFPDSSNLVIVDAPCTGQSLLAKGEKAPGCFHPTAINKSANRQKRIIANSAKLVSPEGYLAYMTCTYSPEENEQVCEWFLERFPQFQAIEITNLAKYQSHLTKMPCYRMFPQDRLGAGAFTVLFKNTNEDKDQDERKEVDLNTISSLYIYQNLKKSS; this is translated from the coding sequence ATGGAAAAACCTTCTAATTTATTACTTAAAGTCTCGCGGCGTTTGTTCGCTAATCTAGATGATCAAGAAAAATTTATTGAGGCTTTAATGAATCCTCAGCCTTTTTCACCCAGTATTCTTTGGTGTAAAGAGAAGCCAGATATTTCGCCTTTGTCAGTGGAAACACCAACCGATTGGCAACCACAATTTACTGACCGTTTATGCTTAGGAGAAAAACCCGGTCAGCATCCCTTGCATCAACAAGGATATTTCTATTGTTTAGATTTTTCTTCGGTGTTTGCAGCTACTAGTTTGTTAGCTATTCCTGTGCCAGTAAGTTTAGTTTTTGATATGTGTGCCGCACCAGGAGGTAAAAGTATCTTCGCTTGGAAAGCTTTACAACCTGACTTACTCATCAGTAATGAAGTAATTGGCAAACGTCTGGGAATGCTAATTTCTAATTTGAAGCGTTGCCAGATTAGCTCTAGCGCAGTAGTTAATAGAGATTCTAGTATATTTGCCGAAATGTTTCCCGACTCTAGCAATCTAGTAATAGTAGATGCTCCTTGTACTGGACAATCTTTACTTGCTAAAGGTGAAAAAGCACCCGGATGTTTTCACCCAACTGCTATTAATAAGAGTGCAAATAGACAAAAACGCATCATAGCTAACTCAGCTAAACTTGTTTCACCAGAAGGCTATCTTGCTTATATGACTTGCACGTATTCACCCGAAGAAAATGAGCAAGTTTGTGAATGGTTCTTGGAACGCTTTCCTCAGTTTCAGGCAATAGAAATTACTAATTTAGCAAAATATCAGTCGCATTTAACTAAAATGCCTTGTTATCGCATGTTTCCTCAAGATAGATTAGGTGCTGGTGCGTTTACAGTACTGTTTAAAAATACTAATGAGGATAAAGATCAAGATGAGCGTAAAGAAGTAGACTTAAATACAATATCTTCGCTGTATATCTATCAAAATTTGAAAAAGTCAAGTTAG
- a CDS encoding DUF2157 domain-containing protein — translation MFLNSFPQKLRKEAQLWRDEGLISSSLYEQIAERYQFKNLEAAARDRNKAIAIAIGGILLCLGIITFVAGNWQGGSREVKFILMISLFFAITITGFYNWRPPEGKKPQKSKRLLGEALLILSAFIFGANLLLMAQMFNIAGSASQLFLAWGLGVVVMAFSLSINSLGILSIVLVEIGYWTGLEDLWYASGELTWSRLVVQHMPLLAWLVFVPLAYFCRSRWIFGLAAFVFASSLQANLNPLPLLNYADIAPWVASFAFALPPALFWSYDDLLFPTINYRLFQSLARNLALVSFGIVFYILSFRWVWESPNYGSNQPTNVTNLFESLPIIDLGILSGLAVLQWLFLLRQRNNPPRREVIFTTAVISTFLVFITLVPFWHQTISRIDELGVFIFNVLLATLAWGLIQEGLKLNNRSSFWGGMLLVTLQIISRVQEYDTDLLFKSLVFVLCGSALISAGLWFERRLPGGSSASKK, via the coding sequence ATGTTCTTAAATAGTTTTCCGCAAAAATTACGCAAAGAAGCACAATTATGGAGGGATGAAGGATTAATTAGTTCTTCGCTGTATGAGCAAATAGCAGAACGTTATCAATTTAAGAACTTGGAAGCTGCTGCACGCGATCGCAATAAAGCGATCGCGATTGCTATAGGCGGCATACTTTTATGCTTAGGCATAATTACCTTTGTAGCAGGAAACTGGCAGGGAGGATCGCGAGAAGTCAAGTTTATTTTGATGATAAGTTTGTTTTTTGCGATCACGATCACTGGTTTTTACAATTGGAGACCACCTGAAGGAAAGAAGCCACAAAAAAGCAAACGCCTACTGGGAGAGGCGTTGCTAATTTTAAGCGCCTTCATTTTCGGTGCGAATTTACTGCTGATGGCCCAGATGTTCAATATTGCTGGTTCAGCTTCCCAACTTTTTCTCGCCTGGGGGTTGGGTGTTGTGGTGATGGCCTTCAGTTTGTCCATAAATTCTTTAGGAATTCTGTCAATTGTCCTCGTGGAAATCGGCTATTGGACAGGATTAGAAGACTTGTGGTACGCTTCAGGTGAGTTAACTTGGTCGCGCCTAGTGGTGCAGCACATGCCTTTATTGGCATGGCTAGTGTTTGTACCCTTAGCCTACTTCTGCCGATCGCGTTGGATTTTTGGTCTAGCAGCCTTTGTTTTTGCTAGTTCCTTACAAGCCAACCTCAATCCTCTGCCACTGCTGAATTATGCTGATATAGCCCCTTGGGTGGCATCTTTTGCTTTTGCACTCCCACCTGCATTATTCTGGAGTTATGATGACTTGCTGTTTCCAACCATAAATTACAGGTTGTTTCAATCTTTGGCCCGTAATTTAGCGTTGGTAAGCTTCGGCATTGTCTTTTACATCTTGTCTTTTCGTTGGGTCTGGGAATCTCCAAATTATGGTTCTAATCAGCCTACGAATGTGACAAACTTATTTGAGTCTCTGCCGATTATCGATTTGGGAATTCTCAGTGGCTTGGCGGTATTGCAATGGTTGTTTCTACTGCGTCAAAGAAATAACCCTCCACGCCGCGAAGTGATTTTCACGACTGCTGTCATTAGTACCTTCCTTGTCTTTATTACCCTAGTACCTTTTTGGCATCAAACTATCAGCCGAATTGATGAACTTGGTGTTTTTATTTTCAATGTACTTCTAGCAACATTAGCCTGGGGACTAATTCAAGAAGGCTTGAAATTAAACAACAGAAGTTCCTTTTGGGGTGGGATGCTGTTAGTAACACTGCAAATTATCAGTCGCGTGCAAGAGTACGATACCGATTTACTTTTCAAGTCCCTAGTCTTTGTTTTGTGCGGTTCTGCTTTAATTAGCGCTGGACTCTGGTTTGAACGCCGCCTACCTGGTGGTAGCTCTGCAAGTAAAAAGTAG
- a CDS encoding GDYXXLXY domain-containing protein translates to MTNSSSESKNKTLSPEAEFSSKVTFRDYLIASEQKSNKPLPFWRLLAPLALQTGLIMAVPAQAVYTDVTGKTVILQTVPVNPNNVLEGNALDLDYNISRTANLSRLPGWQTLVSKGRGSGRRLPEGTNIYVTLQEQLSTGRGVPRAWRPLRVSSDRPTTLRANQVALKGVYQDGSVNYGLETYYIPENQRQQIRNDLQAQRARRGQVPPIVVKAKVDPQGKAVPVSMWVRESQLSLLSC, encoded by the coding sequence ATGACTAATAGTTCTTCTGAATCTAAAAATAAAACCTTGTCTCCCGAAGCCGAATTTTCTAGTAAGGTGACCTTTCGGGATTACTTGATTGCTAGTGAACAAAAATCGAATAAGCCCTTACCTTTTTGGCGGTTACTAGCTCCCCTGGCGCTGCAAACAGGGCTAATTATGGCAGTACCAGCCCAAGCGGTTTATACAGATGTGACAGGTAAAACGGTGATTTTGCAAACCGTACCTGTGAACCCTAACAATGTGCTAGAAGGTAACGCCTTAGACTTAGATTACAATATATCCCGCACCGCAAATTTGAGCAGATTACCTGGTTGGCAAACATTAGTCAGCAAAGGTCGTGGAAGTGGCAGAAGATTGCCTGAAGGAACCAACATTTACGTGACTTTGCAAGAGCAACTATCCACTGGTCGCGGTGTTCCTAGAGCTTGGAGACCGTTACGAGTAAGTAGCGACCGCCCCACAACTCTTAGAGCCAATCAGGTAGCCTTAAAAGGTGTTTATCAAGATGGTTCTGTCAACTACGGCTTAGAAACATATTACATCCCAGAAAACCAACGGCAGCAGATTAGGAACGACTTGCAAGCCCAACGCGCCCGCAGAGGACAAGTACCACCCATTGTGGTGAAGGCGAAAGTTGATCCACAGGGTAAGGCAGTGCCAGTTAGTATGTGGGTGCGCGAATCGCAACTATCGCTTTTAAGCTGTTAG
- a CDS encoding DUF1392 domain-containing protein: MINQIVTLESCWHSSVPWGKDMPPLAVQILEKVFLSSSDISGYCCGVQWERQEWIYAIVCCREILYLSQKEFSGTNLVEKAPVATPAFKLGDVVEVDFSEEPSRRIIQGIFSLKNNWLYAVEWRSPILEEMALAQSRIIWLADVDLVKVNV; this comes from the coding sequence ATGATTAACCAAATTGTCACTTTAGAATCTTGTTGGCATAGTTCTGTACCGTGGGGAAAAGACATGCCACCATTAGCAGTTCAAATCCTGGAAAAAGTTTTCTTATCAAGCTCTGATATATCAGGTTACTGTTGTGGTGTCCAATGGGAGAGACAGGAATGGATTTATGCCATTGTCTGCTGTCGTGAAATACTCTACTTGTCTCAAAAAGAATTTTCTGGAACAAACTTAGTGGAAAAAGCCCCAGTTGCTACACCAGCTTTTAAATTGGGCGATGTGGTGGAAGTTGATTTTAGTGAAGAACCATCACGTCGGATTATTCAAGGGATTTTTAGCCTGAAAAACAATTGGCTTTATGCAGTAGAATGGCGTTCCCCAATTTTGGAAGAAATGGCATTGGCTCAAAGTAGAATTATCTGGCTTGCAGATGTGGATTTAGTAAAAGTGAATGTATGA
- a CDS encoding SGNH/GDSL hydrolase family protein, whose product MAPFKPTRRQFIKVAGGTSFLTLLGCNRREQAMLTLYTFGDSILDCGRYNEYGVHPGQLLVQNDDRLFPEFQGQDLKSRQPARLEHRARDGATVDGLRSQAQGLRVEGKAMPAAGCAYALITIGGNDLLRGLIRDSGAGIATFASTLDTFVQQLPIRPVLLGNVYDPTFGDDSRNFLGVEPAIARQNLQRMNTAIQEIANRYGQFVDLHAHFLKGDPSWFTAMIEPSLRGASEVRRVFLPYIVGK is encoded by the coding sequence ATGGCTCCGTTTAAACCTACACGACGACAGTTTATTAAAGTAGCTGGAGGGACAAGTTTCCTGACTCTCTTGGGCTGCAATCGACGGGAGCAAGCAATGCTGACGCTATATACCTTTGGGGACTCAATTTTAGATTGCGGACGATATAACGAGTATGGGGTTCATCCAGGGCAACTCCTCGTCCAGAATGACGATCGCCTGTTTCCAGAGTTTCAAGGTCAAGACCTGAAATCACGCCAACCTGCTCGTCTGGAACATCGTGCCCGTGATGGTGCGACGGTTGATGGTTTACGATCTCAGGCGCAAGGATTGCGAGTGGAAGGAAAGGCGATGCCTGCGGCGGGCTGCGCCTACGCACTCATCACTATCGGTGGTAACGATTTACTACGGGGATTAATTCGAGATTCCGGTGCAGGAATCGCAACTTTTGCTAGTACCCTCGACACATTTGTGCAGCAGTTGCCAATCCGTCCTGTTCTGCTAGGTAATGTGTACGATCCAACCTTCGGGGATGACAGCCGCAACTTTTTGGGTGTTGAACCGGCGATCGCTCGCCAGAACCTCCAGCGCATGAACACTGCAATTCAAGAAATTGCCAATCGTTATGGACAGTTCGTTGATCTCCACGCTCACTTCCTCAAAGGCGATCCATCATGGTTCACAGCGATGATTGAACCAAGTCTGCGGGGTGCATCGGAAGTACGACGGGTTTTTCTTCCCTATATTGTCGGGAAATAA
- a CDS encoding ABC transporter substrate-binding protein: protein MSKFLVFSAYAMVIVAAFSQSGCVREKTKKIVGFSQTENIGPWRIAETNSIKEEAAKRKKTYDFLMTDAQGQTSKQFSDIEDLIARQVDAIFLAPREYEGLTPALEAARAAKIPVFLIDREAAGRPGEHFVSFLGSDFIVQGRRVGKWLAQATNGKASIVELTGTAGSSVAIDRAKGFRDAIASYPNMKIIATQTADFSRAAAVRVMENIIQAKGSDITAVYAHNDEMALGAIQALKSAGMKPGKDVIVGSIDGQKAALEAIIRGELGVSVESNPRFGPLVFATMEKYFAGKKIPPRIILEDRLFDVTNAKDFVHEAY, encoded by the coding sequence ATGTCAAAGTTTCTGGTATTTAGCGCCTACGCGATGGTTATTGTTGCGGCTTTCTCGCAGTCTGGCTGTGTGCGCGAGAAAACAAAAAAAATTGTCGGATTTTCGCAAACAGAGAACATTGGTCCGTGGCGCATCGCCGAAACGAACAGCATCAAAGAGGAAGCTGCCAAGCGTAAGAAAACTTACGATTTCCTGATGACGGATGCTCAGGGGCAGACATCGAAGCAATTTTCCGACATCGAAGATTTAATCGCCCGACAAGTCGATGCCATATTTCTCGCGCCACGCGAATATGAGGGTCTTACACCTGCTCTCGAAGCAGCGAGAGCGGCAAAAATACCAGTGTTTCTCATTGACCGTGAAGCTGCGGGAAGACCAGGCGAGCATTTCGTCAGCTTTCTCGGTTCGGATTTCATTGTCCAAGGCCGCCGTGTTGGCAAATGGCTGGCTCAGGCTACTAATGGCAAGGCGTCTATTGTGGAACTCACCGGAACAGCAGGGTCATCGGTCGCAATTGATCGGGCAAAGGGGTTTCGGGATGCGATCGCCAGTTATCCCAACATGAAGATCATTGCTACCCAGACGGCGGATTTTTCGCGGGCTGCGGCAGTGCGTGTAATGGAAAATATCATCCAGGCTAAGGGTTCCGATATCACCGCAGTGTATGCTCACAATGACGAAATGGCATTGGGTGCGATCCAGGCTCTCAAGTCCGCAGGCATGAAGCCTGGCAAGGATGTGATCGTCGGTTCAATCGATGGTCAAAAAGCCGCACTTGAAGCGATTATTCGCGGCGAACTTGGCGTGAGTGTAGAGTCGAACCCGCGTTTTGGTCCACTTGTTTTCGCTACGATGGAGAAGTATTTTGCTGGCAAAAAGATTCCTCCTAGAATAATTCTTGAGGACAGACTTTTCGATGTGACAAACGCCAAAGATTTTGTGCATGAAGCATACTAA